Proteins from a single region of Thermococcus sp. CX2:
- a CDS encoding cation:proton antiporter, producing the protein METVTWLLFAVGLSLILAKIGDSIIERYELPGVLGELLMGMILGNLVYFGIVAPQYLPIVSGEEFTTDLTVVSNFLAKLGIIFLLFLGALDADLEQLKKTGLTATVSTLLGVFVPLVLGWFALMEMGYDSREAFAGGVLLTATSIGLTVRVMMDLGVLKSEVGAASLSASVMDDFLGIALIIFAVGTGSLIELSAKIVAFFIITGVIWWFLVDYYIKFAEKLHVEKGILGMVLGVMFLFAALAEGWFAAAIEGAFMMGLVLSKLPEGKRLMEDVRAIGYGLLIPFFFVHTGAMLNLTVFENAQALVLAAVLTTVAVFGKIFGRGIGAWITAWGRGKEFLFTRENFWMSLQMGIGSVPRTEVALVDLMVAIHGGAISQQHAPEFIAATLIFITVSVLITPPLLKWAFKREIEEARNIKAAQKVERIQTTHRKIKEIKGSS; encoded by the coding sequence ATGGAAACAGTGACGTGGCTGCTGTTCGCGGTAGGTCTCTCGCTCATCCTGGCGAAGATAGGAGACAGCATAATCGAGCGCTATGAGCTACCAGGAGTCCTCGGAGAGCTGCTCATGGGAATGATCCTTGGAAACCTCGTCTACTTCGGCATAGTTGCTCCCCAGTACCTCCCAATAGTCAGCGGCGAGGAATTCACCACAGACCTGACAGTCGTCTCCAACTTCCTCGCCAAGCTTGGTATAATATTTCTGCTCTTCCTCGGCGCCCTCGATGCAGACCTCGAGCAGCTGAAGAAGACGGGCCTCACCGCCACAGTTTCGACTCTTCTCGGCGTCTTCGTCCCGCTCGTCCTTGGCTGGTTTGCTCTCATGGAAATGGGCTACGACAGCAGGGAGGCCTTTGCAGGCGGCGTTCTGCTCACGGCCACGAGCATAGGTCTCACCGTCCGTGTCATGATGGACTTGGGCGTGCTGAAGAGCGAAGTTGGAGCGGCATCGCTGAGCGCGAGCGTGATGGACGACTTCCTTGGCATAGCGCTGATAATCTTCGCAGTCGGAACGGGCAGTCTTATTGAGTTGAGCGCTAAGATTGTGGCCTTCTTCATAATAACGGGCGTTATCTGGTGGTTCCTCGTTGACTACTACATCAAGTTCGCGGAAAAGCTGCACGTCGAGAAGGGCATTCTCGGAATGGTTCTTGGCGTGATGTTCCTCTTCGCGGCTTTGGCAGAAGGCTGGTTCGCAGCTGCAATCGAAGGAGCTTTTATGATGGGACTCGTCCTCTCAAAGCTCCCAGAAGGAAAGCGCCTGATGGAAGACGTTAGGGCCATAGGCTACGGCCTGCTCATACCGTTCTTCTTTGTGCACACGGGAGCAATGCTAAATCTTACAGTCTTCGAGAACGCCCAGGCCCTCGTTCTCGCCGCTGTTCTCACTACCGTTGCAGTCTTCGGAAAGATCTTCGGTAGGGGCATCGGAGCATGGATTACCGCCTGGGGCCGCGGAAAGGAGTTCCTCTTTACCAGGGAGAACTTCTGGATGTCCCTCCAGATGGGAATTGGCTCCGTCCCCAGAACCGAAGTGGCGCTTGTTGACCTGATGGTGGCGATACATGGAGGGGCAATAAGCCAGCAGCATGCACCAGAGTTCATAGCGGCCACGCTGATATTCATAACCGTTTCAGTACTCATAACGCCGCCTCTCCTAAAGTGGGCCTTCAAGAGGGAGATCGAAGAGGCCAGAAACATCAAGGCAGCCCAAAAGGTCGAGAGGATACAGACGACGCATAGAAAGATAAAGGAGATTAAAGGCTCTTCTTGA
- a CDS encoding chloride channel protein, translating to MAPENGRYIKKWGGVIAFSILAGLVGGIGAIAFRILIGLVHEFFFVWLLPKVSYQVGDFNLGYILLPTLGALVVSFFIVKYPDIKGNGIPEVIEAVIFKGGNIPGAFAVIKTVATAITIGAGGSVGREGPIGFIGASLTSVLARRFHLSKEMKKLLVTCGLAAGIAGTFNTPLAGAMFALEVVYMGAFSINFVPIFIAAVTGNAVTLAVLNRAVEIDIPDKIGHTLPELPLFFFLGLVLGLLAAFYARFLYSVVDRFSESKLPELSKPIIGGIGVGFLGMLFPAYGIFGIGYDGMRMAFYGELAIWLLIVLGLTKMLATALTIGSGQSGGVFAPSLYIGTMFGAAFGQLVKLILPALEPNPTVYALAGMAAFFSGMTQAPLTQILMVTELTRSYAVLPPVMTSATIGFLTARFFLKGESIYTLKLRRKGYRVRTGRPVILETISVSEIMTREPVYVHENQTLLDVEHLIGETGHDCFPVVNDNLEVVGIIGIKDILKKPTSLKRMHVKRFTNRAYGVTYPTETAEDAFEKLMAYDQNLLPVLESPQSRKLVGVVTKRDIYRAYYRGLEGMYID from the coding sequence ATGGCCCCTGAAAACGGGCGCTACATTAAGAAGTGGGGAGGTGTAATAGCGTTCTCGATACTTGCAGGCTTAGTCGGGGGTATTGGAGCGATTGCATTCAGGATTCTAATCGGGCTCGTTCACGAGTTTTTCTTTGTCTGGTTGCTGCCGAAGGTGTCCTACCAGGTGGGAGACTTCAACCTGGGCTACATCCTCCTACCAACCCTGGGAGCCCTCGTAGTTAGCTTCTTCATCGTTAAATACCCCGACATAAAAGGCAACGGCATTCCCGAAGTCATAGAGGCCGTGATCTTCAAGGGCGGTAACATCCCCGGAGCCTTTGCGGTCATCAAGACCGTCGCAACGGCGATAACAATTGGCGCAGGTGGAAGCGTAGGAAGAGAAGGCCCAATAGGATTCATCGGGGCCTCGCTTACCTCTGTCCTCGCTCGCAGATTCCATCTCTCAAAGGAAATGAAGAAGCTCCTCGTTACCTGCGGCTTAGCCGCGGGAATAGCAGGGACCTTCAACACGCCTCTTGCGGGAGCTATGTTCGCCCTTGAGGTTGTTTACATGGGGGCGTTCTCGATAAACTTCGTGCCAATCTTTATAGCGGCAGTAACAGGCAACGCGGTCACTCTGGCGGTGCTCAACAGGGCGGTTGAAATAGACATTCCAGACAAGATAGGCCACACGCTCCCAGAACTGCCGCTCTTCTTCTTCCTGGGTCTCGTCCTCGGCCTCCTTGCGGCATTCTACGCCCGCTTCCTCTACTCCGTCGTTGACAGGTTCAGCGAGTCGAAGCTCCCCGAGCTCTCAAAGCCCATCATCGGCGGCATCGGCGTTGGCTTCCTTGGAATGCTCTTTCCAGCTTACGGGATATTCGGCATAGGCTACGATGGCATGAGGATGGCATTCTACGGCGAGCTGGCGATATGGCTCCTCATAGTTCTCGGGCTCACAAAGATGCTTGCAACCGCGCTGACCATAGGCTCTGGCCAGAGCGGCGGTGTTTTCGCGCCGAGTCTCTACATTGGGACGATGTTCGGCGCCGCCTTCGGCCAGCTGGTAAAGCTAATCCTGCCAGCGCTGGAGCCAAATCCCACCGTTTACGCCCTCGCTGGAATGGCTGCCTTCTTCAGTGGGATGACGCAGGCACCACTGACGCAGATACTCATGGTGACCGAGCTAACGAGGAGCTACGCCGTCCTGCCCCCTGTAATGACCTCAGCGACGATAGGCTTCCTGACCGCGAGGTTCTTCCTCAAGGGAGAGTCCATATACACCCTTAAGCTCCGCAGGAAAGGTTACCGCGTCAGAACAGGAAGGCCGGTAATCCTCGAAACCATTTCGGTCAGCGAGATAATGACGCGCGAGCCCGTTTACGTCCACGAGAACCAGACACTCCTCGACGTCGAGCATCTGATAGGTGAAACCGGCCACGACTGCTTCCCCGTCGTTAATGACAACCTCGAGGTCGTTGGTATCATCGGGATAAAGGACATTCTGAAGAAGCCGACTTCCCTCAAGAGAATGCACGTGAAGCGCTTCACGAACAGGGCCTACGGTGTTACATATCCAACGGAAACAGCGGAGGATGCCTTTGAGAAACTGATGGCCTACGACCAGAACCTCCTTCCTGTTTTGGAAAGCCCACAGAGCAGGAAGCTCGTCGGAGTCGTCACCAAAAGGGACATATACCGCGCCTACTACCGCGGACTGGAGGGTATGTACATAGACTGA
- a CDS encoding TIGR00375 family protein, protein MLVDADLHIHSRYSKAVSKLMTIPMLAENAKFKGLGIVGTGDILNPKWEEELLRYAEEADEGTYERNGIRFLLTTEVEDNKRVHHVLIFPNIGAVHEMRELLKPYSNDIDTEGRPHVSLSAAEIADLANDLGVLIGPAHAFTPWTALYKEYNSLKEAYQGAKIHFLELGLSADSEMADRIKAHHGLTYLSNSDAHSPMPHRLGREFNRFDIKEATFEEVRKAILKRGGRRIVLNAGLDPRLGKYHLTACSRCYAKYSPEEAKAFKWKCPECGGRIKKGVHDRILELADTEERPKDRPPYLRLAPLAEIIAMVIGKGVETKAVKVIWERFLKEFGSEIKVLVDVPIESLAEVHEEVAKAVWAYRKGKLIVIPGGGGKYGEIRLPEEIRKARIDELESVEVKVPKEEYKPKQTSLMKFLKG, encoded by the coding sequence ATGCTGGTTGACGCTGACCTTCACATCCACTCCCGCTACTCGAAGGCGGTTTCAAAGCTTATGACGATTCCAATGCTCGCGGAGAACGCGAAGTTCAAGGGCCTTGGAATTGTCGGAACCGGCGACATACTCAACCCGAAATGGGAGGAAGAGCTACTCAGATACGCAGAGGAAGCTGATGAAGGAACCTACGAAAGGAACGGGATACGTTTCCTGCTCACGACGGAGGTCGAGGACAATAAGAGAGTCCACCACGTTCTTATCTTCCCAAACATTGGAGCCGTCCACGAGATGAGGGAGCTGCTTAAACCTTATTCCAACGATATAGATACGGAAGGTCGCCCCCACGTAAGCCTTTCGGCGGCAGAGATAGCGGACCTTGCCAACGATCTTGGTGTCCTGATCGGTCCTGCCCACGCCTTCACACCCTGGACAGCACTCTACAAGGAGTACAACAGCCTGAAGGAGGCTTATCAGGGAGCCAAAATCCACTTCCTCGAGCTCGGCCTTTCCGCCGATTCCGAGATGGCAGATAGAATAAAAGCCCATCACGGGCTCACCTACCTCAGCAATTCAGATGCCCACTCACCGATGCCACACCGACTAGGGAGGGAGTTCAACCGCTTCGATATCAAAGAGGCAACCTTTGAGGAGGTCAGAAAAGCCATCCTGAAGCGCGGAGGAAGGAGGATAGTCCTCAACGCAGGGCTTGACCCAAGGCTCGGGAAGTACCATCTAACCGCCTGTTCCCGCTGCTACGCCAAGTATTCACCAGAGGAAGCCAAAGCCTTCAAATGGAAGTGCCCCGAGTGCGGCGGGAGGATAAAGAAGGGTGTTCACGATAGAATTCTCGAGCTGGCGGATACAGAAGAAAGGCCCAAAGACAGGCCGCCCTACCTGAGGCTTGCCCCTCTGGCTGAGATAATAGCGATGGTAATCGGCAAAGGTGTCGAGACGAAGGCCGTGAAGGTCATCTGGGAGCGCTTTTTGAAGGAGTTTGGAAGCGAGATTAAAGTCCTCGTTGACGTGCCTATCGAGAGTCTCGCGGAGGTTCACGAAGAGGTGGCAAAAGCGGTCTGGGCCTATAGGAAGGGCAAGCTGATAGTGATCCCCGGCGGAGGGGGAAAGTACGGAGAGATAAGACTGCCCGAGGAAATACGAAAGGCTAGAATAGACGAGCTGGAGAGCGTTGAGGTGAAAGTGCCGAAGGAAGAATACAAGCCGAAGCAGACTTCGCTGATGAAATTTTTGAAAGGGTAA
- a CDS encoding thiamine-phosphate kinase — translation MEREIIELFMKHLRKQGDLPLGDDAGALRLGDEWLVATNDMLVKKTDVPNIMTPEQVGFKAVTMNVSDVAAMGARPIGFLFSLGVPRGIDWGYIEGVARGIGEALEFYGVPVLSADTNEADDLIIDGIALGTTRRLLRRSGAKPGDLVCVTGDIGRALSGLMIYLNDLDIDRKTREVLYEKLLEPKARVKEGIELSKYANSAIDISDGLSKELHLLAEMSGVRIEIDGENLPIRKEVHEVASIINADPIEIALASGEEFELLFTIPPQNLEELSFDFTVIGAVHKGAGVFITTSGKRLKMPLLGWEHLRGP, via the coding sequence ATGGAGCGCGAAATCATCGAACTCTTCATGAAACATCTCAGAAAGCAGGGCGATTTGCCGCTCGGTGATGATGCAGGAGCACTAAGGCTAGGTGATGAGTGGCTGGTTGCAACCAACGACATGCTCGTGAAAAAGACCGACGTTCCCAATATAATGACCCCCGAACAGGTCGGCTTCAAAGCCGTAACTATGAACGTGAGCGACGTGGCAGCTATGGGAGCCAGGCCCATCGGATTCTTGTTCTCGCTAGGAGTGCCAAGGGGTATTGATTGGGGCTATATCGAAGGTGTTGCGAGAGGGATTGGTGAAGCGCTTGAGTTCTATGGCGTTCCGGTGTTGAGCGCAGACACCAACGAGGCAGACGATTTGATAATCGACGGCATCGCCCTCGGAACGACAAGGCGCCTCCTTAGGAGGAGTGGAGCAAAGCCAGGCGATTTAGTATGCGTTACCGGAGACATAGGAAGGGCACTGTCGGGCCTCATGATTTATTTGAACGATCTCGACATTGACAGGAAAACAAGAGAAGTCCTCTACGAAAAGCTGCTCGAGCCAAAAGCGAGGGTAAAGGAAGGAATCGAGCTGAGTAAGTACGCGAACTCGGCGATAGACATCAGCGACGGACTGAGCAAGGAGTTGCATCTCCTTGCAGAGATGAGCGGCGTGAGAATCGAGATCGACGGGGAAAACCTGCCGATACGGAAAGAAGTTCATGAAGTCGCCTCAATTATAAATGCCGATCCCATTGAAATTGCACTGGCCTCCGGGGAAGAGTTCGAGCTGCTCTTCACTATTCCGCCCCAAAATCTGGAAGAACTGAGCTTTGACTTTACGGTTATAGGTGCGGTACACAAAGGGGCTGGGGTATTTATTACTACCTCCGGAAAACGACTGAAAATGCCCCTGTTAGGGTGGGAACACCTCAGGGGGCCCTGA
- a CDS encoding lysylphosphatidylglycerol synthase transmembrane domain-containing protein produces MFENVGVSTEQYLTLIEKVPLHYLALALLTYYVSVVLYAIRWKLVLRGMGRDAPLFELVKAILASIFMNNVTPMSRGGGELLRIAWISKKNNIPTGISTVSIVYERILETVPVFVLFLVGMLYFSSTPELLFLIGVAGVAAIWIKWEAFVRLSLRLFKTSVSEEEMEKILSLRDRHNINLMGILLSSAVWILDVARLKLITLAFGLHLSLSLIAVISIANLLLGLVAFTPGGIGIIEGGLVGTLTHFGIPLGFAVSVTLLERFVSYVLSTLVGLVVLLTSGGREVWRALKSR; encoded by the coding sequence ATGTTCGAGAATGTCGGGGTATCAACAGAACAGTACTTGACTCTTATAGAAAAAGTTCCCCTACACTACTTAGCCCTGGCGCTCCTCACATACTACGTGAGCGTCGTGCTGTACGCCATCCGTTGGAAGCTCGTTCTCAGAGGTATGGGGCGTGATGCTCCCCTCTTCGAGCTGGTGAAGGCAATTTTGGCCTCCATCTTCATGAACAACGTGACCCCGATGAGCCGCGGCGGCGGCGAACTCCTGAGAATCGCGTGGATAAGTAAAAAGAACAATATCCCCACAGGCATATCCACGGTGAGCATAGTATACGAGCGTATCCTTGAGACAGTCCCAGTTTTCGTTCTGTTCCTGGTGGGGATGCTTTATTTCTCCTCAACACCTGAACTGCTGTTCCTTATAGGGGTCGCGGGCGTGGCGGCGATATGGATTAAATGGGAAGCCTTTGTGAGGCTCTCCCTGAGGCTGTTCAAGACCTCTGTGAGCGAGGAAGAGATGGAAAAAATTCTCTCCCTTAGGGATCGGCACAATATAAACCTCATGGGCATTCTTCTGAGCTCGGCCGTCTGGATACTCGATGTTGCAAGGCTCAAGCTGATAACCCTCGCTTTTGGGCTCCACTTAAGCCTGAGCCTGATCGCAGTCATTTCCATAGCAAACCTGCTCCTCGGCCTGGTGGCATTCACTCCGGGAGGCATCGGTATCATTGAGGGGGGTCTCGTTGGAACGCTTACTCACTTCGGTATCCCACTGGGATTTGCCGTTTCCGTAACCCTGCTGGAGCGCTTTGTCTCCTACGTGCTCAGCACCCTCGTGGGACTAGTGGTTCTTCTAACGTCCGGGGGGAGAGAGGTATGGAGAGCCTTAAAATCGCGATAG
- a CDS encoding glycosyltransferase family 4 protein: MESLKIAIVSDWFFPKIGGIETHIDDLARNLLEIGHEPYVITHDYRYLKPYKDNFPYTVRRFSASMYLKNYHVSLGPNQLWKINELYKEVGFDITHVHSIYSPLSIAVANLSRGVRGVPVVATNHSFYGNPKVDFILGPMLRHYLRRVDSFIAVSTPVAEDTKKLLGKRLNGRPVVVVPNGIDVEKWRPPEPEEREKAREMLGLSDEIALLYIGRMTERKQAHRLPFVISSALKLSGLSKDKIRLIAVGNGAMRPKLEENLHITGLAERTVLFDFLPREKVRELYWAADVVLMPGMLEAFPIVGLEASATGRAIVGRNESGLSDLIVDGLTGFLGNSEEELSQKLAEVISNGDIIERIGREARKRAEREFSWKVVLEKLLDVYKTTLDAVDGADKRYILYRILRGSKG, from the coding sequence ATGGAGAGCCTTAAAATCGCGATAGTGTCCGACTGGTTTTTTCCTAAAATCGGTGGAATCGAGACTCACATTGACGATCTCGCCCGGAATCTCCTCGAAATCGGGCACGAGCCCTATGTGATCACCCACGATTACCGATATCTGAAACCCTACAAGGACAACTTTCCATATACAGTCAGGAGGTTTTCCGCGTCCATGTATTTGAAAAACTACCATGTCAGCCTCGGCCCAAACCAGCTTTGGAAGATAAATGAGCTCTACAAAGAGGTGGGCTTTGACATTACCCATGTTCACAGCATATATTCACCCCTTTCAATTGCCGTCGCCAACCTCTCGCGGGGCGTCCGTGGTGTTCCAGTTGTTGCGACTAACCACTCATTCTACGGAAACCCCAAGGTTGACTTTATCCTCGGCCCCATGCTGAGGCACTACCTTAGGAGGGTAGACTCCTTTATCGCCGTGAGCACCCCCGTGGCAGAGGACACCAAGAAACTGCTCGGAAAAAGGCTGAACGGGCGTCCTGTGGTGGTCGTTCCCAATGGCATCGATGTCGAAAAGTGGCGGCCCCCAGAGCCGGAGGAAAGAGAGAAGGCCAGGGAAATGCTGGGACTTTCCGATGAGATAGCACTCCTCTACATAGGCAGGATGACCGAGAGGAAGCAGGCCCACAGGCTTCCTTTCGTTATCTCTTCTGCTCTGAAGCTTTCGGGCCTCAGTAAGGACAAGATACGACTGATTGCTGTCGGGAACGGAGCTATGCGTCCTAAACTTGAGGAGAACCTCCACATAACCGGTTTGGCCGAGCGCACGGTTCTCTTTGATTTCCTGCCAAGGGAGAAGGTTAGAGAACTGTACTGGGCGGCGGATGTTGTTTTAATGCCAGGAATGCTGGAGGCGTTTCCAATAGTGGGTCTTGAGGCCTCGGCCACGGGACGTGCGATAGTTGGTCGGAACGAAAGCGGACTCTCTGACCTGATAGTAGATGGCCTCACCGGATTCCTTGGCAACAGTGAGGAGGAGCTCAGCCAGAAGCTCGCTGAAGTGATTTCCAACGGGGATATCATAGAAAGAATAGGCAGAGAGGCCAGAAAACGCGCAGAGAGAGAGTTCTCCTGGAAGGTAGTCCTTGAAAAGCTCCTCGATGTTTACAAAACCACATTAGATGCCGTAGATGGGGCCGATAAGAGATATATACTCTACAGGATACTAAGGGGGAGCAAGGGATGA
- a CDS encoding polysaccharide deacetylase family protein, producing the protein MMVSITFDVEHDCPPYLTTTKGMEEGLPKLLDLLSEKNVKATFFFTAEMARRFPHLVRRVVDEGHELGSHNYNHERLDKLSKDEGRYVIEKSLKILREFGDVVSFRAPNLQFPNYYYKILERNGILVDSSKATYKGYREGVRFFGNVLEVPASTTSSVIRLPWRIQKLIHPRLSEPRVYFAHPWEFVPMQKEPIRFDCRFNTGDRALELLARLIDYYKSQNAEFLLVRDYYKRYGKA; encoded by the coding sequence ATGATGGTTTCAATAACCTTCGATGTTGAACACGATTGTCCGCCCTACCTAACGACCACAAAAGGAATGGAGGAAGGCCTGCCGAAGCTTCTCGACCTTCTAAGCGAGAAGAACGTTAAGGCGACCTTCTTCTTTACCGCGGAAATGGCCAGGCGCTTTCCGCACCTTGTGCGGCGCGTTGTAGATGAAGGCCATGAGCTTGGAAGTCACAACTACAACCACGAGAGACTGGACAAGCTCTCAAAGGACGAAGGAAGGTACGTGATAGAGAAATCCCTCAAAATCCTAAGGGAGTTTGGTGATGTCGTCTCGTTCAGGGCCCCCAACCTGCAGTTTCCTAACTATTATTATAAGATACTGGAAAGGAATGGTATACTGGTTGACTCGTCCAAGGCAACTTACAAGGGTTACCGCGAAGGGGTTAGATTCTTTGGGAACGTGCTTGAGGTTCCCGCGTCAACAACATCTTCTGTCATAAGGCTCCCATGGAGAATCCAGAAGCTCATTCACCCCAGACTGAGCGAGCCACGCGTTTACTTCGCCCACCCCTGGGAGTTCGTTCCGATGCAGAAGGAGCCCATAAGGTTCGACTGCAGGTTCAACACTGGAGATAGAGCCCTTGAGCTCCTCGCCCGGCTTATAGACTACTACAAAAGCCAGAACGCCGAGTTCCTCCTTGTGAGAGACTACTACAAGAGGTATGGGAAAGCCTAA
- the amrS gene encoding AmmeMemoRadiSam system radical SAM enzyme, which produces MREAMFWEKLDGNRVRCRLCPVNCIIDEGQRGSCRIRKNISGKLYTLNYGKVSSMAMDPVEKKPLFHFWPGSCAFSIGTVGCNMHCKHCQNWEISQADESLPYIRDVSPPEVVELAKRYGCESIAYTYNDPVIWYEFVLDTAKIARREGLNNILVTNGYINEEPFRELAKYIDAMNIDIKAFDDVFYMKIAGVPSGEPSKRIAEIAKKELGIHVELTYLIIPTLNDREEEIRAFARWVVEHLGDDTPVHFSRFFPHYKLASLPPTPLETIEMAYRIAREEGLKFVYTGNVPGHTGEHTYCPSCSKPLIVRWGFKIIEYHVKDGKCEYCGEPIPIVGTYLKKQYSWMW; this is translated from the coding sequence ATGAGAGAGGCAATGTTCTGGGAGAAGCTCGACGGTAACCGCGTTCGCTGTAGGCTCTGTCCAGTCAACTGCATCATCGATGAGGGGCAGCGCGGCTCGTGTAGGATAAGGAAGAACATCAGTGGGAAACTCTACACCTTAAACTACGGCAAGGTTTCTTCGATGGCTATGGACCCAGTGGAGAAAAAACCGCTCTTTCATTTCTGGCCCGGTTCCTGCGCATTCTCGATCGGAACCGTCGGCTGCAACATGCACTGCAAGCACTGCCAAAACTGGGAGATAAGCCAAGCAGATGAGAGCCTCCCCTATATACGGGATGTTTCTCCTCCTGAGGTAGTTGAATTGGCCAAGCGCTACGGCTGTGAGAGCATAGCGTACACATACAATGATCCCGTAATCTGGTACGAGTTTGTGCTGGATACTGCAAAGATAGCGCGGAGAGAAGGTCTGAACAACATCCTCGTCACCAACGGCTATATTAACGAGGAGCCGTTCAGAGAGCTGGCTAAATACATAGACGCCATGAACATCGACATCAAGGCCTTCGATGATGTCTTCTATATGAAGATAGCGGGCGTCCCCTCCGGAGAGCCGAGCAAGAGAATCGCGGAGATAGCTAAGAAAGAACTCGGAATTCACGTTGAGCTGACATATCTTATCATTCCAACGCTCAATGACAGAGAAGAGGAGATAAGAGCCTTCGCCCGCTGGGTAGTCGAGCATTTAGGGGACGACACACCCGTCCACTTCTCGCGCTTCTTCCCGCACTACAAGCTCGCCAGCCTTCCGCCGACACCGCTTGAGACCATCGAGATGGCATACCGCATTGCCAGGGAGGAGGGCCTGAAGTTCGTGTACACCGGCAACGTGCCTGGGCACACAGGGGAGCATACGTACTGCCCAAGTTGCAGCAAACCTTTAATAGTCCGCTGGGGATTCAAAATCATCGAATACCACGTGAAGGACGGGAAGTGCGAGTACTGCGGCGAACCCATTCCAATAGTTGGGACGTACTTAAAAAAGCAATATAGCTGGATGTGGTGA